One Triticum dicoccoides isolate Atlit2015 ecotype Zavitan chromosome 4B, WEW_v2.0, whole genome shotgun sequence genomic window carries:
- the LOC119292328 gene encoding cytochrome P450 710A1-like: MMMMMMELLPLPLPVGFNFMGCVRAAAPLVAAAVALYFFVEQLSYQRKKGVLPGPSLVLPFLGSIVPMIRDPTGFWEVQAARARDSGAGLAADFLVGRFILFVRDSELSHRVFANVRPDAFHFVGHPFGKKLFGEHNFIYLFGDEHKDLRRRMAPTFTPRALSTYAAIQQRIVLAHIRRLLDHTSPTTPVPIRVPCRDMNLETSQTVFVGPYLTEEARARFGEDYAIFNVGVIALPVDLPGFAFRRARLAVGRLVRTLAECVGQSKARMRAGGEPECLVDYWMQGLVKEMDEAAAAGRPLPKHTADEDLGGYLFDFLFAAQDASTSSLCWAVAALGSHPDVVARMRAEVSAVWSPESGEPITADKFVQLRYTHAVAREVVRYRPPATLVPHIAAEAFQLTEWYTVPKGAIVFPSVYESSFQGFTEAEAFDPDRFFSEARREDEAFKRNFLAFGAGAHQCIGQRYALNHLALFLALFVSVVDFKRHTTHGCDEPVYMPTIVPKDDCTVYLHQRCSSFSF, translated from the coding sequence atgatgatgatgatgatggagttgCTCCCTCTGCCACTGCCGGTGGGTTTCAATTTCATGGGCTGCGTGCGGGCGGCGGCGccgttggtggcggcggcggtggccttgTACTTTTTTGTGGAGCAGCTGTCGTACCAACGCAAGAAGGGGGTCCTCCCAGGCCCCTCCTTGGTCCTGCCCTTCCTCGGCAGCATCGTCCCCATGATCCGCGACCCCACCGGGTTCTGGGAGGTGCAGGCGGCGCGGGCCAGGGACTCCGGCGCCGGGCTGGCTGCCGACTTCCTGGTCGGCCGCTTCATCCTCTTCGTCCGCGACTCGGAGCTGTCCCACCGCGTCTTCGCCAACGTCCGCCCCGACGCCTTCCACTTCGTCGGCCACCCCTTCGGCAAGAAGCTCTTCGGCGAGCACAACTTCATCTACCTCTTCGGCGACGAGCACAAGGACCTGCGCCGCCGGATGGCGCCCACCTTCACGCCGCGCGCCCTCTCCACCTACGCCGCCATCCAGCAGCGCATCGTCCTCGCCCACATCCGCAGGCTGCTCGACCACACGTCTCCTACGACCCCGGTGCCCATACGGGTTCCCTGCCGCGACATGAACCTGGAGACCTCGCAGACGGTCTTCGTGGGCCCCTACCTCACCGAGGAGGCGAGGGCGAGGTTCGGCGAGGACTACGCCATCTTCAACGTGGGCGTCATCGCGCTGCCCGTTGACCTGCCCGGCTTCGCGTTCCGGCGCGCGAGGCTGGCCGTGGGGCGGCTGGTGCGCACGCTCGCGGAGTGCGTCGGCCAGAGCAAGGCGCGGATGCGCGCCGGCGGCGAGCCGGAGTGCCTGGTCGACTACTGGATGCAGGGCCTGGTGAAGGAGATGGAcgaggccgcggcggcggggcggccgcTTCCCAAGCACACCGCGGACGAGGACCTCGGGGGCTACCTGTTCGACTTCCTCTTCGCGGCCCAGGACGCGTCCACCTCCTCGCTCTGCTGGGCCGTGGCCGCCCTGGGGTCCCACCCTGACGTGGTGGCCCGCATGCGCGCCGAGGTGTCGGCGGTGTGGTCGCCGGAGTCAGGGGAGCCCATCACGGCGGACAAGTTCGTGCAGCTCAGGTACACCCACGCGGTGGCGCGCGAGGTGGTCCGGTACCGGCCACCGGCGACGCTGGTGCCGCACATCGCCGCGGAGGCGTTCCAGCTGACGGAGTGGTACACGGTGCCCAAGGGCGCCATCGTGTTCCCGTCGGTGTACGAGTCGTCGTTCCAGGGGTTCACGGAGGCGGAGGCGTTCGACCCGGACCGCTTCTTCTCGGAGGCGCGGCGGGAGGACGAggccttcaagcgcaacttcctggCCTTCGGCGCCGGCGCGCACCAGTGCATAGGCCAGCGCTACGCCCTCAACCACCTCGCCCTCTTCCTCGCGCTCTTCGTCTCCGTCGTCGACTTCAAGCGCCACACCACCCACGGCTGCGACGAGCCGGTCTACATGCCCACCATCGTGCCCAAGGATGACTGCACCGTCTACCTCCACCAGCGttgctcctccttctccttctga